The genomic window CTGAAATTGAAGAATGATCGAAGATGGACGTTCGTTTTGAAAAGATGTAAGAAATCTATAATAACACACCCATCATTTCTGATGTTTATGGTAGCAGGAATTTGACACAAAGATTCAAAAAATCGGGAAGTATCGAATACTTGATTGGGATGTTTCGGATCACAGGTGTTTCTCTCAGCTAGGAGAGTCAACGTAAGTATTAATtgtagaatttttatattttcctaCCGATTTTGTAAACCGTTAGATTAAAAAAGACGATAAAGTTATAACATGATTTCTCAGCTTCCGAAATTAAGTATAGGTAATTCACAGTAATTTCATTCACGTATGTTACTTTGACCCACGATTTTACCTATAATGTTCAATTTCATACTTTCAACCAAAatcgtgtgaaaatttgatttaagCAATGTCTTTGATCACCTCCTGTAGCTCCTCCTTTGTAAACATATAGAACATTTTCCCGGGCGTCATTGTCATGACCTCGATGTTAGTGTCGCTTAACTTTTCCTCCATTACTTGCTTCAAAATCGTCAGGACAGACGTTATGGCCTCCTTCAGAGTCATAGACTGCACAAACAAATGAAAACCACCATCGTCGACATATTGTAAAATCGAAATGAACACAAATATCCACGCTGCATTGTCTTTGAAGCTTCTAAAGCCATCTTCAGAGAATTAGGCTTCACTTGAAAATTGCACCATTCCCTGCGAGTATTACCAGGGATCTGTTACACTCCCGGATCAGCGGTCATTGGCATATTTACATTTTCTGTCTCCTCTTCAATGCAAAACTACAATGCAATTGTGAAATATAACTAATTTATACAAACCTTATGGTAAACTTCTTGAAGCGATTGTTGAGCCCCTTCGCTCCCCGAGCCAATAGCCATGGCGTCGAATTGAACGAAAGTACCAGATGGATCCATGTGAAATAGTTGTGGTCCATGTTCGTCAATTCCAGCAAACAAAATTGCGACACCAAAGGGTCTTGACATCGCGCTACCATCGTCGTCGCTATCCCCGAATTGGATGGCTAAATTAGATACGGCTTGGGCAGCGGATTCTACggtcattttttcattataaatgAACCAGTGGTTCTGGCATTCGACTCTAGCTCTGTCAATTAGAGTCCTTGAGTCCGCCATGAAACCAGAAGACGCACAGCCAATGTGCTTGTCGATTTCAACTATCTTTTCTATTGTCGTCGGCTCCATCAATGGCGACGTCACACGCTTCTCTACCGCCAGGACAACACCTTCTGATGTCGATATACCAATTGCTGTACATCCCAGCTTGATCGCTTGGTTGGCATATTCCAATTGCAGCAAACGACCTTCCGGTGAAAAGGTATTCACACCGCGATCGTATTCGGAACGTGTGAGAAACATctgaaacgaaaacaaaaatgggTCAGGTGATATGCTTCTTTCATCACTTTCTCCAATTTCCTTACGTGCAATCACAGAATTGTTTCTTTATATTACAGTCGACTTCAGAATCAATATCGAGCCATCGCAAATTACACAACTGAAAATTAAATCCGAATTACTGGTGTATCTATTGAAGTGTATACAACCACTGATCTAGCTTGCAATTTCGATTTTATCTCAATGCAAAGCGTCTAACTGCAAATCAAGCGGATAAGCAGCAGCCgtcaataaaatattagtACATTgaaattgaggttatgttATCACCGCTGCTGACAAGTTTCATAATTCATACATGAAATTGCATCGAATATTGTAAACCGTATTGTTTATCGGACttcaatatattatttttggaGAAATATACGAACTTATTAACAGACAAAACGTTCATCGCATTGTTCGTGCAGGTTATGCATGATGACATTGCAAAACATTACGGCGTTACACCGGTCACTATTACGCCAGGATTGAAACGGCATTCGAATTTATTTGATCTCTgaattataatatgtaaaattcACGTCTTACCGTCTTATTCCGGGTAGTGTAGGGTCAAAGTAATTCTGAATATACGACAACGTTACGGACCGACTGCACTAGCTCGTTACAAACGCGCCAGTCACGACAGCAGATTGGCGTGTAGTTACTACAGAGTCAAACGACGCTTTGATTTCGCTCACAATTTTAGCCATTATTCAACGGTGTCGCAAAAGTACGGCAAAAAAAACGCAAATCAGTTATTAAAAGTATTTATGGTGAATATAAGGATAAATTAATCTATTTTAATATGGAATTCAATGACTTATACCAAGaaaaattcgtaattattttgaCTTGTGTTGTTGAATCATCTCAACGGAGTTTGACGCAAGGTTTGACGCACGTGCCCGGCGCTGGAATCTGTCAAAGTGCTGAGTGATGAGAAATCTCAGAGTAAAATCTTTGGTGGAAGAGTTATGAGTTTGTATCTATAATTTGTTCGAAAAACAAATCGCTGCAGATTCAATCTTCGATGCTGTTCTCGGTTTGAAGTGTAATAATGGATACGAATGAAGCGAGGTTAGAATCGTGTATCCAAACAGAGGATTGGGAAACGTTATTGAGCATTCTGAAGCCCAAGTTTTTTCCGAGGGCTGAAAATGGGTATGTTAATAAGTCGTGCGTAACGAATCGCGAAATTTCAGATCCTGACAACGGTATATTTACAAAAGATGGCATCATAACCTCAAACTTAGATTATGTTCTACCTCTTAATTTCAACCTTCGTTTATTTTCCAGAAAATTGGTGAATCCACTCATTGTCGCCAGGATATCTGACGCCCTGACAAACTCTCCCAGGAATGTGCCTATGAGGGTAAAGATAATGCTGATAAAATGCTTGATGAATTCATGTGTGAACGGCTATACTCCCAAAGAATATGATGCGCACACATTAACACCTATGGAAAGTGAGGATTTTTATGCAGCTCTTGGGAGAAATTACGCTAAGGTTTCCATTGGCGACTCAACAGACGAACATGGTTATCCTTTGCTTACTCATTTTCCTTACAACGGTGTGGCCAAGTGGGCTGCCGACTACGTTGTGCAACATTTATTAGATGTGAGAAAATTATCTGATGACGAACTCGAACTTCTCAGACTATGTGTACAGTTTCTATGTAATCTTTGTAAATATTCACCACCTGCCATTCACGACGAACGCTTTAAGGAAGCAACGATGTAAGACGTTAGATTATTTAGATGAGAGTCTGACTAAATTTTTTCCTACATATTGATGTATGTATTTTTACACAGGATGCTCATTCGGCACGATCATTTTCCAGTCTTGAGGGCAGCCTGCGCTTTCATTCATAACGTTCTCACTGTTTGTGAGGAAAACTATTACTCTGAAACAGTAAAGAACGAGTTGACGATATTGTTAATCAAGCCAGTCAAATTGGGAATTCCATCAGCAACCGATGCTCTGAAGTACTTATTGGAAAATCCTGGGAGGCTTCAAAACATTTACGACAAAATATTGATCGAGGACAGGCTTTATTTGCTGGAATTTCTCCTGCAGGAGTTGCGTAACTCTGAGCTTAATCTTTCCCGAGAGGTTATATCTTTTTTATCAGAACGCTTCAAGAAAAAGAGTGATTTGGTACTGAAAACGGTAAACTCGTATTTGGACGGCACTGAGCCGATGGAGATCACAATACTTTTGGATATACTTGGAGTTGTTACGTCGAGAACATCGTCCAGTAACTATTCTAATAATCTTCAAGAAGACAAAAGCCTGCTAATCAACTGTATATGTGAGTATGCCTGATCACTGTCTATTATCGGAAAAAGAAGTGTGATCTCattagaattaaaaaagatttCCAATATTTTCAGTCTTATTGAAGTCGTTGCACATGGTTGGCAGGGAATCTGACAATTTCTTCACACCTGTGCAAAAACTCAGCGAGCTCGCACCGAGTGGAGAAAATTCTTCCGGCCACAAAACCAACGATATCCAGTCTCATCCCGCTTTCGGATTTAAAGCTGGACTGATTCGAGTTATTGGAAACATGGTACACAAACATAAGGCTAATCAGGAGTTGGTGAGTGAAAGGAACTTGATTACCGAATCATCGTTTGTCGATTTCGGTATCATAGagtcaaataatttatctTGTCACGGAATCATGAGTCTGaagcaattttaaaaataagcCTTGCCTCAATCAatgcaaattttgtttttaccaaCGTTCGCTATACGAGCTCATCAGTAGTCAGCTCTGTCTGCTTTATCGTCTGCTTATTCGTATTGGCAGTGAAGGCATCCCCGGGTTATCGATATTCTTGTTCCTGACTTGAATCGGAGATTCTCTATCTAACCGACAGTCGACTAGGCTCGTTATTATTGTCGATACAGAGACGACATATTTCTATTCTATCAGCGATCTATAGTATCGAGACATGTTAAAAGTACAAATTAGAACATAACGTAACGAGAACCGTAACTTTAAAATGCCGCTAAATTTTGTCACCGCTGTAACGCAGATCAACAATAAACAGGGTATGGAAATCGATGGTGttcgcgatgaaaaatcgattcgtTTATCGTTTTATTACGCTTGGTAACGAACAAAGAGAGAATTAACTGCTTTAGCCCAGCTATTCGACACGGTCATTAGTTACAATCCGATACTTCATTAGGAATTTACAGTACACCGTAGCACGATCGCAATGACTGCGGTAATTCATTGGTATATACGCCGTACAACGCGACTGCAACCTGGCTGTGTAAATGCTCACGATGTTCTGTCATGTACGAATGTGATCGTACACGTTACGTACCGATCAATCGTTCTCAAGTTTCGGAGAACCGGTCAAGATTACTGCTAACCCGTTCCCTCTCACATACCCACATAGCTACCCCTTAACAGCGAGCGACAGGCAATACGTGTACACAGTTTTATGCGAGTGAATTCGGCAAGGTGATTTCTCGAGTTTTTAGCATTGATCGAATTCGAAGTCATAGCTCAGCTATTCTTGCCATCGTTTCGGGTCCCGCGTAATGTCGCTCGATTACTGAGGAGTGCCGGAATTTATTGTACAGTCGAAATTAAATCGCAAGCCTGCCAatggcggccattttaattttatatgaTTTATGAAAAGTGTTCGAATTTAgaacagtatttttttccgacACAGGACGTGGacttaaatttatatttcagtgtttattcgaaaagaaaTTTAGGAAAACATGGTGGCAGtgtgttgaaaattgttttaaacaTTCCGTGGAGATGTGGAAACATCGCAAAAATggtttcataattttgtaaCAGCTATTCTTGAACTCCTAACGCTGATTTGTCCCTGCAGGAAAATGGCAAGCTTGAGCGCCCAGTGTCATTATAAATTTGTTGCAGCTTCGAGAAACTGACGGAATTCCGTTGCTCTTAGATTGTTGTAACATGGACGCAAGAAATCCACGTATCCTTGACAAATAATCGGATTGGCGCATGATTTAagattcttttctttctatcCTTCAATTAAATGccaaatttttcttaacgcttgaaaattcagtaatcATGCAGTGGACGATTCTTGCCATGAGAAATGTCTGCGAGAATAATCAATCTAATCAAGACGTCGTTCGAGGTTTGAACAAAATCGGTGTGGCTGACAGCGCTGTACTTCATGAAATGGGATTAATTTTACACGACGAAGGAAAACCTGGCAAAGCTGTTGGAATTGTTCCTTTAAAACGAAATTAACTTGTTGAAGTTTTGAGGTAAATTGAACAACTGCGTTGTATAAGTATAAGTGAATAACTACATTCAtccgtatgaaaaaaaatgcacaGGTCCTATTGCATAACGATTTGGTAATCCGCCCAATTCTAACACATTATCGAATTATGAATTTCCATTTTGTGATGATTTAATCACCGGTTCTGATTCTTTTGAGCTGTCGATATATATGATGACTGATACAGGAAATCGACGATCGCGAAAAAGTGTATAGGTACATATAATGTATTAGGCTTGTAATATATCGCTTAAATATATTTAGCGTATGAATAAATCGATCATAAACATGTCGCTGGAGTATAATTCTTGATTGTAAAATCCTATTACACCTATAATTCGGCAATTACATCACACATTTGCCCAGCGATGTATATAATCGTGCGAAATGCGTTGTTTATACCATACGGGtctacaatatacatataaaaagGTGTATAATGACAGTTACGTAAGATTTTTATGTGTAGTATAGGTATTTTTTAACGGTACAAGTTTCTTTCGACTGATTtatgaatagaaataatttctaCAAGCTTGTGCGTTTACAAGGAGGTAGAAAATCACTCGGAACTATCGTGCTACAAATCTTTGTCATTTCTGTTAGCCTCTCGTTTTATTTTCCCCCCGTCATTTTCTAACGTCGTATGCATAACTCCGAAGTTGAGGTATAACTCCAGGAGATAGGAATATCCAAAGTGAGATGGGAACcgcgaagaaaaagaaacacgaGAAGAGGAAGCGAGCGACAggtagaataataattttcaatcggtGAAACATCGGAAGCTATATtgaggaaataaataaagaaattaaaatgataaagaaatagggaaaaattgagtaaatatAAAAGAGGGGAAAAATGTTACTTTTTCATTCGCCGTTTATCGCCTCATAAATATCTCGGACTTGAAATATTAGAAGTGGAAATTATACGGTATATTTCGTTTACTGCAGCGGGAAAGAGTTATTCCTcgtataataaattcaattccCAACTATGTAGCTGTAGCAACGTGTGGCTAAAGCAGCAGCGACTCGGCTCTTCGGTTACGACGAAATCAGATATACTTAATACACCGAAGCGATGTGAATTCACGAGCTCAAGTTGCCTGACTAGACGTACAATCGAATCACATCTAGACGTGTACAAGTTTCGCCAACTTCCAGCTCATCTCATATCGCGTATTACGTTCACAACACACCCTCggcagaattttatttttctccaagAAAGGTACCTAAGTACATAAAGATATATAACAAGAAGTATGTACTTACACAAGAAGCGGTTCTAATGCAACGTGTAACGCGGTTTATATGCCTACCGTTCCCTCTAATCGGCATCGCAAATCGGCTTAAACTGACGGTGCTTTATGTTCTAGGTTCTAGTCCAGTAGACCAAAGCCTCGTGCCATGCGCTCGGATAAACGCTCCTCGCCGATTCGCCAAGAAGGAAGGAACGTGTTTTATGCCTTCTTCTCTCACAATGCCGCATTCGTTATATGTAACAGGGTTTCCATATTTGGCACGATGCCGTGAGAAAGTtgcaaatattatatatataggcgaccgaagttatttttttatttccaactttCTCACACGCCTTCAATGAACACGCGCTTCAAGTAATCTTATCGTGTCAAGTTGTACattcaatttgaatattaatgCGTTGCATTACATTTTACGCCATCAATCTTGTACTCGAGGCATTATTACAAGCGATTAACGTTAAATTTCACCGTCTGATTTGATAGCCGCGTCGATAATTACTCGTTTTAATTATAACACCTGCGAATTAATCCCcgagtttcaaatttgcaACAATTTAATTTCCGTTTGGCGCTTTGAAAATTGTCGATATATTCTGTATCGCAAagttgtttcaaatttcaaaacatcAATAAACACGTCACAAATTTTGGTAACATttgtgtacaaaaaatttttaccacctGCATTTTTCTATcccatttttttatgtaatcaGCTTGTACGAGTCGACTTGGATTTTTACCCGATGCAAAATACCGGACAGTAAGAAGCGCCGTTTGTACGCGatgtgtgagagagagagagagggagggagagagaatgAGTCAAAGTGTTAccgaaaaatatcgataaattAGTTGCGTAAGTGCTTTTACGAGATTTAAGAGTTTAATTACTCGCGTTTTAACTTCATCAATATTCATGCAACGCGTGTTACCAAGATAACTCTGGCATCGGATCGCAAGTTACTTTAGCACCCATATAATATAAATGCATACGTTGGTACATACATGATATTTTACGCATGTGTATCGATTATATAGCATACTCGTCGAAGATCAGCGACCATTATACCGCCTGCATAAACGGCACGTCGTCTGTAACAAGTATCACTtctaatttcgaaaattccgaAGCTCATATTACGCACAGATGCAGCCAAGACGTGATTATTGTctgtgaaaaattcgatttttttttttgtttttcacagaaCACAAAAAAAGCACGTCGGGAAGACAGTTTTTTCGCGATACttgtgaaaaatctgaaaccaACAGGACTTGGCAACCAAGGATAAGAGTTTGTAAAGAAaattagcaattttttttttttgaaaaatcaaagaaattatATACAAACTGCGAAAAACATAATCCTTTAAAGAAATCCAGAAAAAGTAACAAAGAGGAAAAGGTATATGTTTGTCGGTAAGGCATTTAATAGCAATTTATTTCCAGTATCATTTCGTTGTAAAATTCtgtaagtttaaaatttttcatcaaacagTTTCCGAGACCATCGCGAGAGTTTCGTCAGACAGTCCGACAGATCggcatttttgtaaaaacttgTTGTTCGGATTCCAAATGTGTGAAAACGTgaagattcgttgaaattaaaaaaagtgaTCTTCGACCGAAACTAATACTTTTCTTTCATCGCCAAAGGCAatgaagattaaaaaaaagagatatgGAATGAAGGGATACTGAGgtgtttagaaattttctttgGTACGATGTATCACTCGAAAATGACAAGACATATTCAAACAGCCAAACcagcatatttttaaaaaaatgttcaacttCTCGCTAAAGTTTCTGCGAGCTTATAAGTTGCGCTGGCTTTGATTTGGTGCTATTCACAATTTTCCGCAGGGAGAAAAGCCAAGACAAAGGCAAATCGTGGTTATTAAACGACTCGAAATATTCGAATCGGGCGAACGATCCGAcaaaaaaactgaaacaagCTCGTCGGATGTCTGAGTAAAATTGATTGTCGTTCTCTATGATTGAGACAGCTGCTGAGAGCGTTTGAACAATCATTTAAATGGATCATCAAgcggggaaaaagaaaagtaccGTACAGGCAAACTAGACCGCTTCTTCGATTCGGTTAATTAATAACATCTGACGTTGGACCGGATAGAATTAACGAGATCTTGTATTAACAGAGGCTGGGAGGAAACGAGCCAAAGTCGGTACCTAATAAGTCTTGCTTCTTGCGACTTGCGTCTTGCGGGACAGTAACGCGTGATTTCAATGCTGAACGCCTACGTTTTGCTCGCGTGTTGCTCTCTCAAAGTGCCGCCGTACCGGTAATATATTTCCTATTTACTCTCGGATTATTTCCTAACTTGTACCGCAACTCTGCCtttggttaaaaaaacaaaaatatatacaatacatattatatacatacctatatatataattattgccGACCGAAAATTATTGAcaaaagaataagaaataaatgtACAAGTTTTCGCAAATTTCACACTTTCACCCACGCGtggcagaattttttttttttctcttttttaccTCAAAAACCAATAGAAGAAATAAAGAGGGAAAACCATCGACGGTTCGAGTTtgctgattttatttttacctatTATCGTTTGTTGATAGAGGTAATTTTACCGCGGATTGCGCGTGAAATTATGGTACGTGAGGTATAACAGTACGTTGTACAATCGTAGAGGAGAAAAGTAAGCTATAGGTGTTGGTGTGACGCTAATTGACGGTCGCTAGGTAATTACTAATCAGTAAACAATCTTCCTTTTGAGAATAATATTCTCGTcttattctcatttttatttcttgttcgTTTTTACGCGTTCCATGTTCGTGTTTATGCAGCATGTCTGCCTCAACACACGCGATCATTCAAAGATTACACGtatgatgaaaattgtttggCCTGGCCCGCAGCTCAATTATTTAGTCTCATTAGGGAACCGATGATAATTAATCGTTGAAAGTCCCGTGACTCCTCCTCGATGCGTGGGCGGTCAAAGCTGATCGTTTCCGTCCGGTTAAAAACAAACCCACTGCAGGGTATCCGAACGAAACTTCCGCTGCATgggatgaatttttgttacttctttttttttcaaacatataACCTGCTCTACGTTTACAAACATTGAAACTGGGCTCATTCATCGTCCGCGTACGCCGACGGTTGTATACAataatcataaataattaacgcTTGGATCGGTGTATTTATAGAGAAGCGGAAACATCGcgttggaagaaattttttcctatcGATAGAATTTGCAATATCCGGTtataccttttttttcgatgcaCCAAAATCGTGAGGCGTCAATTACgttttgataattaatattttccgaTTACCGCGAGAATCACGTCGATTATTTTATAATCTGACGCTGGTCAGACCAgtcaattgatttttttttttcaaatctttgatCGCATCGTATTATTTCGACGATTTCTTTTCTATTCGAAAAAAACGATACATTATTTCAcgttatttattcaatatttgaaGACTTACAAAGCGGAGATCAATAAACCTTGGTTCGTGTTCGGTTGAAAGTGGAATTATGtagagaaaattaataacctacgtaaaagaaaaggaaaaacaaaagaatttcaaactGGCAAATTAAAAcaacggtgaaatttttattggaatacgatctttttttttaaatcgatttcTACCGATGTTTTAGCAAAGTTAAAGTtctgttgaatattttctttcggAACAGAATTCATCTAcccaaaatttgaatatcattTGACATTAATCATTTTATTCTCCATCTTCgtattaaatatttcttttattgttAGTATATATAAGATCATCTCTACTGACTCATTCCATACGATCAGCGGAACTAATCGATGAACATATTCGATCGTGCAATATAAATAAACAGTTATTAATTAGTATCTGATTACGAAACGTCAAATAAATTGAGAATACCGCTAATTACTCGAGGTATTATACACATGTAATAATGTTCTGC from Neodiprion lecontei isolate iyNeoLeco1 chromosome 1, iyNeoLeco1.1, whole genome shotgun sequence includes these protein-coding regions:
- the LOC107219720 gene encoding proteasome subunit alpha type-5 isoform X1, producing MESQPGLRLAGKTWTIGACGQNTSVPVLCMFLTRSEYDRGVNTFSPEGRLLQLEYANQAIKLGCTAIGISTSEGVVLAVEKRVTSPLMEPTTIEKIVEIDKHIGCASSGFMADSRTLIDRARVECQNHWFIYNEKMTVESAAQAVSNLAIQFGDSDDDGSAMSRPFGVAILFAGIDEHGPQLFHMDPSGTFVQFDAMAIGSGSEGAQQSLQEVYHKSMTLKEAITSVLTILKQVMEEKLSDTNIEVMTMTPGKMFYMFTKEELQEVIKDIA
- the LOC107219720 gene encoding proteasome subunit alpha type-5 isoform X2, which gives rise to MFLTRSEYDRGVNTFSPEGRLLQLEYANQAIKLGCTAIGISTSEGVVLAVEKRVTSPLMEPTTIEKIVEIDKHIGCASSGFMADSRTLIDRARVECQNHWFIYNEKMTVESAAQAVSNLAIQFGDSDDDGSAMSRPFGVAILFAGIDEHGPQLFHMDPSGTFVQFDAMAIGSGSEGAQQSLQEVYHKSMTLKEAITSVLTILKQVMEEKLSDTNIEVMTMTPGKMFYMFTKEELQEIIKNQPSLKEEQSKPKSDNRAVLPGAASTSSA
- the LOC107219721 gene encoding ataxin-10, which translates into the protein MDTNEARLESCIQTEDWETLLSILKPKFFPRAENGKLVNPLIVARISDALTNSPRNVPMRVKIMLIKCLMNSCVNGYTPKEYDAHTLTPMESEDFYAALGRNYAKVSIGDSTDEHGYPLLTHFPYNGVAKWAADYVVQHLLDVRKLSDDELELLRLCVQFLCNLCKYSPPAIHDERFKEATMMLIRHDHFPVLRAACAFIHNVLTVCEENYYSETVKNELTILLIKPVKLGIPSATDALKYLLENPGRLQNIYDKILIEDRLYLLEFLLQELRNSELNLSREVISFLSERFKKKSDLVLKTVNSYLDGTEPMEITILLDILGVVTSRTSSSNYSNNLQEDKSLLINCIFLLKSLHMVGRESDNFFTPVQKLSELAPSGENSSGHKTNDIQSHPAFGFKAGLIRVIGNMVHKHKANQELLRETDGIPLLLDCCNMDARNPLIMQWTILAMRNVCENNQSNQDVVRGLNKIGVADSAVLHEMGLILHDEGKPGKAVGIVPLKRN